A stretch of the Tardiphaga sp. 709 genome encodes the following:
- a CDS encoding MoxR family ATPase, translating into MAGADSVEKLEDVIVRSAEQVAGQMRAAKDAISTVIFGQERVVENTLVTILSGGHALLIGVPGLAKTKLVETLGVTLGLDAKRIQFTPDLMPSDILGAEVLDESVAGKRSFRFISGPVFAQLLMADEINRASPRTQSALLQAMQEQHITVAGARHDLPKPFHVLATQNPLEQEGTYPLPEAQLDRFLMEIDVDYPDREAERRILFETTGAEETIAKAAVTAETLITAQRLIRRLPVGDSVVEAILTLVRSARPGPDAGDASKLIAWGPGPRASQSLMLAVRARALLDGRLAPSIDDVLYLAEPILKHRMALTFSARAEGRTVPDVIRQLKTRIG; encoded by the coding sequence ATGGCTGGCGCTGACAGTGTCGAGAAACTCGAAGACGTGATTGTTCGCTCCGCGGAACAGGTGGCTGGCCAGATGCGCGCCGCCAAGGACGCGATCTCCACTGTCATCTTCGGCCAGGAACGCGTCGTCGAAAACACGCTGGTGACCATCCTGTCCGGCGGCCATGCGCTGCTGATCGGTGTTCCGGGCCTCGCCAAAACCAAGCTGGTGGAAACGCTGGGCGTCACGCTCGGCCTCGATGCCAAGCGCATCCAGTTCACCCCCGACCTGATGCCTTCAGACATTCTCGGCGCCGAAGTGCTGGATGAGAGCGTCGCCGGCAAGCGCTCGTTCCGCTTCATCTCGGGACCTGTGTTCGCACAGCTTCTGATGGCCGACGAAATTAACCGCGCCTCGCCGCGCACGCAATCCGCATTGCTGCAGGCGATGCAGGAACAGCACATCACCGTCGCCGGCGCCCGGCACGATCTGCCGAAGCCGTTCCATGTGCTGGCCACGCAGAATCCGCTGGAACAGGAAGGCACCTATCCGCTGCCGGAAGCGCAGCTCGATCGCTTCCTGATGGAGATCGACGTCGATTATCCGGATCGCGAAGCCGAACGCCGCATCCTGTTCGAAACCACCGGCGCCGAAGAAACCATCGCCAAGGCTGCCGTGACCGCTGAAACGCTGATTACCGCGCAGCGCCTAATCCGCCGTCTGCCGGTCGGCGACAGCGTGGTCGAAGCGATTCTTACATTGGTGCGCTCGGCACGTCCGGGACCGGACGCAGGCGATGCCAGCAAGCTGATCGCCTGGGGCCCAGGTCCTCGCGCGTCACAGTCGCTGATGCTGGCAGTGCGTGCCCGTGCATTGCTCGATGGCCGTCTCGCGCCGTCGATCGACGACGTGCTCTATCTCGCCGAACCGATCCTGAAGCATCGTATGGCGCTGACCTTCTCGGCGCGTGCCGAAGGTCGCACAGTCCCCGACGTTATCCGTCAGCTCAAGACGCGGATCGGTTAA
- a CDS encoding TonB-dependent receptor has translation MSIQFKRALLLGTSAVVGLSCLPQSAHAQTQLPAVEVTAPSPIVRRKPVPSRTAHTHVTRSAPSRNAAPVPVEAEPAVQAQQGELPIVTDQFATVTVVPNDEIRRSGASTLGDLLANKPGITGSGYAPGASSRPIIRGLDVNRVGIVENGIGSNGASDLGEDHFVPVDPFAANQVEVIRGPATLRYGSQSIGGVVSASNNRIPDALPNCAVAAPFQSYGMPVKAPAAGLAAPGCMNAEVRTSFSSVDRGVDGGILLDAGGGNVAVHADVYGRKAGDYNVPSYPYAEPGLAFNGKQPNSSNQSAGASVGGSYFFTGGYIGAAITQNNTTYRIPGVEGAQVGTRIAGQQTKFTAKGEYRPDAAAVEAIRFWVGATNYKHNEIGLADATDPTSDGVRQTFTNKEQEGRLEVQMMPFNARFATITSAFGLQVNHQELTAPSPDDIGSPLNGLWDPNKNTRVAGYSFNEFKFTETTKAQIAGRIEHVELSGTTPSSIPNEFDLNADPGAIGPAVGRNLTFTPKSGSIGLIQDLPWYGLSASITAQYTERAPKPAELFSRGGHDATETFDIGNPNLGIETAKSVELGLRRAAGPFRFELTGYYTQYDGFIYRRLTGNTCGDGVCQAGLGLELNQAIYSQRDATFRGGEFQSQLDVAQIYGGTWGIETQADIVRATFSDGTNVPRIPPVRAGGGLFWRDANWFARVNLLHAFAQNDIADIAETPTSGYNLLKAEVSYKTLLDPRIYGAKEMTLGVVGNNLLNENIRNAVSYNKDNVLQPGLNVRAFASVKF, from the coding sequence ATGTCGATTCAATTCAAGCGCGCCCTCCTGCTCGGCACATCCGCCGTGGTGGGACTGAGCTGCCTCCCGCAATCCGCGCACGCGCAGACGCAGCTTCCCGCCGTGGAAGTCACCGCGCCAAGCCCGATCGTGCGCCGCAAGCCGGTGCCGTCACGCACCGCGCATACCCATGTCACGCGCTCCGCGCCGAGCCGCAATGCCGCGCCGGTACCCGTAGAGGCAGAGCCAGCCGTGCAGGCCCAGCAGGGCGAACTCCCGATCGTCACCGATCAGTTCGCCACCGTCACCGTGGTGCCGAATGACGAGATCCGCCGCTCTGGCGCCTCGACGCTCGGCGACCTCCTCGCCAACAAGCCCGGCATCACCGGCTCCGGCTACGCGCCCGGAGCCTCGAGCCGGCCGATCATCCGCGGCCTCGATGTCAATCGCGTCGGCATCGTCGAAAACGGCATCGGCAGCAATGGCGCATCGGATCTGGGCGAAGATCATTTCGTTCCGGTGGATCCGTTTGCCGCCAATCAGGTCGAGGTGATCCGCGGCCCGGCGACACTGCGCTACGGCTCGCAATCGATCGGCGGTGTGGTCAGCGCCAGCAATAATCGCATTCCCGATGCGCTGCCGAACTGCGCCGTGGCAGCGCCGTTCCAGAGCTACGGCATGCCGGTGAAGGCGCCGGCCGCCGGTCTCGCCGCACCCGGCTGCATGAATGCGGAGGTCCGCACCTCGTTCAGTTCGGTGGATCGCGGTGTCGATGGCGGCATCCTGCTCGATGCCGGCGGCGGCAATGTCGCCGTCCATGCCGACGTCTATGGCCGCAAGGCTGGCGACTACAATGTGCCGAGCTATCCCTATGCGGAGCCCGGCCTTGCCTTCAACGGCAAGCAGCCGAATTCGTCGAACCAGTCGGCTGGCGCCTCGGTCGGCGGATCGTATTTCTTCACCGGCGGCTATATCGGTGCTGCGATCACGCAGAACAACACGACCTATCGCATTCCCGGCGTTGAAGGCGCGCAGGTCGGCACGCGCATCGCCGGCCAGCAGACCAAGTTCACCGCCAAGGGCGAATATCGTCCGGATGCCGCGGCGGTCGAGGCGATCCGCTTCTGGGTCGGCGCGACGAACTACAAGCACAACGAGATCGGCCTCGCCGATGCCACCGATCCGACCAGCGATGGCGTCCGACAGACCTTCACCAACAAGGAGCAGGAAGGCCGGCTCGAAGTGCAGATGATGCCGTTCAATGCGCGCTTCGCCACGATTACTTCGGCCTTCGGCCTGCAGGTCAATCATCAGGAGCTGACGGCACCGAGCCCTGACGACATCGGCAGCCCTCTCAATGGTCTGTGGGACCCGAACAAGAACACCCGGGTCGCGGGCTACAGCTTCAACGAGTTCAAATTCACAGAAACCACAAAGGCCCAGATCGCCGGCCGCATCGAGCATGTCGAGCTCTCCGGCACGACGCCATCGTCGATCCCGAACGAGTTTGATCTCAATGCAGATCCGGGCGCGATCGGCCCGGCTGTCGGGCGCAACCTGACCTTCACGCCGAAGAGCGGCAGCATCGGTCTGATCCAGGATCTACCCTGGTATGGGCTCTCCGCCAGCATCACCGCGCAATACACCGAGCGCGCACCGAAGCCCGCCGAACTGTTCTCGCGCGGCGGACATGATGCGACGGAGACCTTCGATATCGGCAATCCAAATCTCGGCATCGAGACGGCAAAGTCGGTCGAACTCGGCCTGCGCCGTGCCGCCGGTCCGTTCCGCTTCGAGCTCACCGGCTACTACACGCAGTATGACGGCTTCATCTATCGCCGCCTGACCGGCAACACCTGCGGAGACGGGGTCTGCCAGGCGGGGCTTGGCCTCGAACTGAACCAGGCGATCTATTCGCAGCGTGACGCCACCTTCCGCGGCGGCGAATTCCAGAGCCAGCTCGATGTTGCGCAGATCTATGGCGGCACATGGGGCATCGAGACCCAGGCCGATATCGTACGCGCGACCTTCAGCGACGGCACCAATGTGCCGCGGATTCCGCCGGTGCGCGCCGGTGGCGGATTGTTCTGGCGCGATGCCAACTGGTTTGCCCGCGTGAACCTGCTGCATGCCTTCGCACAGAACGACATCGCTGACATCGCCGAGACGCCGACATCGGGCTACAATCTCCTGAAGGCCGAAGTCAGCTACAAGACGCTGCTCGACCCGCGCATCTACGGCGCCAAGGAAATGACGCTTGGCGTGGTCGGCAACAATCTGCTCAACGAGAACATCCGCAACGCGGTATCTTATAACAAGGACAATGTGCTGCAGCCCGGACTGAACGTGCGGGCATTTGCGAGTGTGAAGTTCTGA
- a CDS encoding DUF2946 family protein, with translation MKWFRTNIRNGAKLALFALAVQLVLSFGHVHGGTVHAAPLDSTIAQAASDATQTPAAPDTDHHHRAADPCAICAVMAMAGTALFAAPPVLLLPQAAVLLQRITEAEFEHLDAISGASQPRGPPVS, from the coding sequence ATGAAGTGGTTTCGGACGAATATCAGGAATGGGGCAAAGCTGGCGCTGTTCGCGCTGGCGGTGCAGCTCGTTTTGTCGTTCGGCCATGTCCATGGCGGAACGGTCCATGCCGCCCCTCTCGACTCGACCATCGCGCAAGCGGCCAGCGATGCAACGCAGACACCGGCCGCTCCAGATACTGACCACCATCACCGCGCCGCCGATCCCTGCGCCATCTGCGCCGTCATGGCGATGGCCGGTACAGCGCTGTTCGCCGCGCCGCCGGTCCTGCTGTTGCCGCAGGCTGCCGTCCTGCTGCAGCGGATCACCGAAGCCGAATTCGAGCATCTCGACGCCATCAGCGGCGCATCGCAGCCGCGCGGCCCTCCTGTTTCCTGA
- a CDS encoding DUF6111 family protein, giving the protein MIRPVLTEVGIFLIPFALYAIFLIATKNGVTLKSSWPMPVMIRLAIAAAVLVIVSLVLLAQFSGAPPGSTYVPAHIENGRLVPGVEK; this is encoded by the coding sequence ATGATCCGTCCGGTTCTGACCGAAGTCGGCATTTTCCTCATCCCGTTTGCGCTCTATGCCATTTTCCTGATCGCGACCAAGAATGGCGTGACACTGAAATCGTCGTGGCCGATGCCGGTAATGATCAGGCTCGCCATCGCCGCCGCCGTGCTGGTAATCGTCAGCCTTGTGCTGCTGGCTCAATTCTCCGGCGCGCCGCCGGGATCGACCTATGTCCCGGCGCACATCGAAAACGGCAGGCTCGTTCCCGGGGTCGAAAAATGA
- a CDS encoding CoA pyrophosphatase, translating to MLKTDADAADIGSVEFFKRAKARLNFDVPEGLTDASVIPVTGDAGNDRMIQIVAQERPIRPAAVLIGIVEHEQPTVLLTQRSAHLNDHAGQISFPGGKIDPTDASPLDAALREAEEEIGLDRSFVEPIGYLDLYATGFGFRILPTLARVKPGFSLTINENEVESAFEVPLAFLMDPANHQLHSKEFRGMERSYYAMPFAERYIWGATAGILRVLYERIVLT from the coding sequence ATGCTGAAGACCGACGCGGATGCCGCGGATATCGGTTCAGTTGAGTTTTTCAAGCGGGCGAAGGCACGCCTGAATTTCGATGTGCCCGAGGGGCTCACCGACGCGAGCGTCATTCCCGTCACCGGCGATGCCGGCAACGACCGCATGATCCAGATCGTGGCGCAGGAGCGGCCGATCCGTCCGGCCGCGGTCCTGATCGGCATCGTCGAACACGAACAGCCAACCGTGCTGCTCACCCAGCGCTCCGCCCATCTCAACGATCATGCCGGACAGATCTCGTTTCCCGGTGGCAAGATCGATCCGACCGATGCCTCGCCGCTGGACGCCGCGCTGCGCGAGGCCGAGGAGGAAATCGGTCTCGATCGCTCCTTCGTCGAGCCGATCGGCTATCTCGATCTGTATGCGACCGGCTTCGGCTTTCGAATCCTGCCGACACTGGCGCGGGTGAAGCCAGGCTTCAGTCTCACGATCAACGAGAACGAAGTCGAAAGCGCGTTCGAGGTGCCGCTGGCGTTTCTGATGGACCCCGCCAATCATCAGCTGCATAGCAAGGAATTCCGCGGCATGGAGCGGTCCTACTACGCGATGCCGTTCGCCGAACGTTACATCTGGGGCGCCACCGCAGGCATCCTGCGCGTACTGTATGAACGGATCGTGCTGACATGA
- a CDS encoding DUF58 domain-containing protein, whose protein sequence is MAAAPDHATQEIIAVRRADGESRSLAASLPRLVLEARRIAATVIHGLHGRRRAGHGESFWQYRRFVSGEPSQNVDWRRSARDDHLYVREQEWEAAHTVWLWPDRSLSMAFASKGARDSKLERALIVTFALAELLVAGGERVGVPGLMNPTSSRSVIDKMAQAMLHDTTNRASLPPSFVPSALAEIVVLGDFWSPMPEIKEMLAGLSSSGAHGALVQVVDPAEESFPYSGRVEFVEPESGNVITAGRAQTWAEDYVARVAAHREEIRAETAKLGWLFSTHTTSRSAAELLLFLHGGMMVNKSAGGGSMVKAGRSA, encoded by the coding sequence ATGGCCGCAGCGCCGGATCACGCCACGCAGGAGATCATCGCAGTCCGCCGCGCCGATGGTGAAAGCCGTTCGCTTGCTGCGTCATTGCCGCGTCTGGTGCTGGAGGCCCGGCGCATTGCTGCGACCGTCATCCATGGGCTGCATGGTCGGCGCCGCGCGGGCCACGGCGAAAGCTTCTGGCAGTATCGTCGCTTCGTCTCCGGCGAGCCGTCGCAGAATGTCGACTGGCGTCGCTCGGCGCGCGACGATCATTTGTATGTCCGCGAGCAGGAATGGGAAGCCGCGCACACAGTTTGGCTGTGGCCCGACCGGTCGCTGTCGATGGCCTTTGCCTCCAAGGGCGCGCGCGACAGCAAGCTCGAACGCGCGCTGATCGTGACCTTCGCGCTGGCCGAACTGCTGGTGGCCGGCGGTGAGCGCGTCGGCGTACCCGGCCTGATGAATCCAACCTCGAGCCGCAGCGTCATCGACAAGATGGCGCAGGCGATGCTGCACGACACGACAAACCGCGCCAGCCTGCCGCCGTCCTTCGTCCCGTCCGCGCTGGCGGAGATCGTGGTGCTCGGCGACTTCTGGTCGCCAATGCCGGAGATCAAGGAAATGCTGGCGGGACTGTCGTCGTCCGGCGCGCATGGCGCACTGGTACAGGTCGTCGATCCCGCCGAGGAGAGCTTCCCTTATTCCGGCCGCGTCGAATTCGTCGAGCCCGAAAGCGGCAATGTCATCACCGCGGGCCGTGCACAGACCTGGGCCGAAGACTATGTGGCCCGCGTCGCCGCGCATCGCGAGGAAATCCGCGCCGAAACCGCCAAGCTCGGCTGGCTGTTCTCGACACACACCACCAGCCGCTCGGCGGCTGAGCTGCTGCTGTTCCTGCATGGCGGCATGATGGTCAACAAATCTGCCGGCGGCGGCAGCATGGTCAAGGCAGGACGTTCAGCATGA
- a CDS encoding DUF4159 domain-containing protein, with product MPGFPLAFAQPLLLLGLISLPVLWWLLRVMPPRPQRIAFPPTRLLFDITPKEETPSRSPWWLTLLRLLAAALIIFAAAGPIWNPQTGTAGSNAPLTILLDDGWSAAASWDARVKAADELIANADSNRRGVALVPLSEPNRDITMLPGGTARVALRQLSPKPYAIDRVDTLPALERFLKATGDSEIVWLSDGVDTGRGADFTQGLAKTIGDRTLTIYDGGATPAHALVAAENAAAKMTVKVLRANSGGPDGGVVRGLDQKGSPVGEAKFLFTPNDRETEASFDLPVELRNDIARLEITGERSAGAVQLLDKRWRRRAIGIVSGATNDTAQPLLASTFYLTRALAPFADVRLGDRGAPQQAITQFLDQKLPMIVLADVGTLSPEIRERLNAWIDAGGVLVRFAGPRLAQGDDDLVPVKLRRGDRSLGGSLTWEKPQHLASFAADGPFAGLPVPKDITVNRQVLAEPNAALASKSWASLVDGTPLVTGERRGKGLVTLFHVSADMRWSDLPLSGTFVEMLRRVVDISGYTSTPGAGVAGETGAETVAPLRTLDGFGAFTPPPSTAKPLAADYRDRATLDHPPGFYGPADGPLAVNALASADRIEPIDFSGLKANRASYTNAEPRDLRGILLSTALALFLVDAIIVALLGGAIAAMFRRRAVSAALAVALALGTVIGSLAPSRADPASDDFAVKAVSQTRLAYVVTGNADVDSIVKSGMTGLTLFLAQRTALEAGEPVGVDPSRDELSFFPLIYWPIIPGAAKPPQEAINRIDAYMKQGGTVLFDTRDAVEAPPGPNGESQTPGMLTLRNILSSLDVPELEPVPREHVLTKTFYLLRDFPGRFNSGPTWVETLPRDDGDDAASRPARGGDGVSPIIITSNDLAGAWAMRPDGQPMLPLTPGEPRQREFAFRAGVNIVMYTLTGNYKADQVHAPALIERLGQ from the coding sequence ATTCCTGGCTTTCCGCTCGCCTTCGCCCAACCGCTGCTGCTGCTCGGCCTGATCAGTCTTCCGGTGCTATGGTGGCTGCTGCGCGTGATGCCACCGCGTCCGCAGCGCATCGCGTTTCCGCCGACACGTCTGCTGTTCGATATCACGCCGAAGGAAGAAACCCCGTCGCGCTCTCCATGGTGGCTGACGCTGCTGCGCCTGCTGGCTGCGGCGCTCATCATCTTCGCTGCCGCCGGCCCGATCTGGAATCCGCAGACCGGTACGGCCGGCAGCAATGCGCCGCTTACGATTTTGCTGGACGATGGCTGGAGCGCCGCGGCGAGCTGGGACGCTCGCGTCAAGGCGGCGGATGAGCTGATTGCCAATGCCGACAGCAATCGCCGCGGCGTGGCCCTTGTTCCGCTGTCGGAACCGAACCGCGACATCACAATGCTACCCGGCGGCACCGCACGCGTCGCGCTGCGTCAGCTCTCGCCGAAGCCCTATGCGATTGACCGCGTCGATACGCTGCCCGCGCTGGAGCGCTTTTTGAAAGCCACCGGCGACAGCGAGATTGTCTGGCTCTCCGATGGCGTCGACACCGGCCGTGGCGCGGACTTCACCCAGGGCCTTGCAAAGACCATCGGCGACCGCACGCTGACCATCTATGACGGTGGCGCCACGCCGGCCCATGCGCTTGTCGCAGCGGAAAACGCCGCAGCAAAGATGACCGTGAAGGTGCTGCGCGCCAACAGCGGTGGCCCGGACGGCGGCGTGGTGCGCGGTCTCGACCAGAAGGGATCGCCGGTTGGCGAGGCCAAGTTCCTGTTCACGCCGAACGACCGCGAGACCGAAGCCTCGTTCGATCTGCCCGTGGAACTGCGCAACGACATCGCGCGGCTTGAAATCACCGGCGAACGCTCCGCCGGCGCCGTGCAACTGCTGGACAAGCGCTGGCGCCGTCGCGCCATCGGGATCGTGTCGGGCGCGACCAACGACACGGCCCAGCCGCTGCTGGCTTCGACCTTCTATCTGACGCGCGCGCTGGCGCCATTCGCCGACGTCCGCCTCGGCGATCGCGGCGCGCCGCAGCAGGCGATCACCCAGTTCCTCGATCAGAAACTGCCGATGATCGTGCTGGCCGATGTCGGCACGCTGTCGCCGGAAATCCGCGAGCGTCTGAATGCCTGGATCGATGCGGGCGGCGTGCTGGTGCGCTTTGCCGGCCCACGCCTCGCGCAAGGCGACGACGATCTCGTCCCGGTCAAACTGCGCCGCGGCGACCGCAGCCTCGGCGGCAGCCTGACCTGGGAGAAGCCGCAACATCTGGCATCCTTCGCCGCCGATGGACCGTTCGCCGGCCTCCCTGTCCCGAAGGACATCACCGTGAACCGCCAGGTGCTCGCCGAACCCAACGCAGCGCTGGCATCGAAGAGCTGGGCGTCGTTGGTCGATGGCACACCGCTGGTCACCGGTGAGCGTCGCGGCAAGGGCCTCGTGACCTTGTTCCATGTCAGCGCCGATATGCGCTGGTCCGACCTGCCATTGTCTGGCACCTTCGTTGAAATGCTGCGCAGGGTCGTCGATATCTCCGGCTACACGTCCACGCCCGGCGCAGGTGTCGCGGGCGAGACCGGCGCGGAAACGGTTGCGCCACTGCGCACCCTTGATGGTTTCGGTGCTTTCACCCCGCCACCATCAACGGCCAAGCCGCTCGCCGCTGACTATCGCGACCGCGCCACACTCGATCACCCGCCGGGCTTCTATGGCCCTGCCGATGGTCCGCTCGCGGTGAATGCACTGGCATCGGCTGATCGCATTGAGCCTATCGATTTCTCAGGCCTGAAGGCCAACCGCGCCAGCTACACCAATGCCGAACCGCGCGACCTCCGCGGCATCCTGCTCTCCACGGCACTGGCGCTGTTTTTGGTCGACGCGATCATTGTCGCGCTGCTGGGGGGAGCCATCGCCGCGATGTTTCGTCGCCGGGCTGTGTCGGCCGCACTCGCCGTGGCACTCGCGCTCGGCACCGTCATAGGATCGCTGGCGCCATCGCGGGCCGATCCGGCCAGTGACGATTTCGCCGTCAAGGCCGTGTCGCAGACCCGGCTCGCTTATGTCGTTACGGGGAATGCCGACGTCGACTCGATCGTCAAATCCGGTATGACCGGACTGACGCTGTTTCTCGCGCAGCGTACCGCGCTGGAAGCCGGTGAGCCCGTCGGCGTCGATCCTTCTCGCGACGAACTGTCATTCTTCCCGCTGATCTATTGGCCGATCATTCCCGGCGCGGCCAAGCCGCCGCAGGAAGCCATCAACCGCATCGACGCCTATATGAAGCAGGGCGGCACGGTGCTGTTCGATACCCGCGATGCCGTCGAGGCGCCGCCCGGGCCGAACGGCGAGTCGCAAACGCCGGGGATGCTGACGCTGCGCAACATCCTGTCCTCGCTGGATGTGCCGGAGCTCGAGCCGGTGCCGCGCGAGCATGTGCTGACCAAGACCTTCTATCTGCTGCGCGACTTCCCCGGCCGCTTCAATTCCGGACCGACCTGGGTCGAAACGCTGCCGCGCGACGACGGCGATGACGCCGCCTCGCGTCCCGCCCGCGGCGGTGACGGCGTGTCGCCGATTATCATCACCTCGAACGATCTCGCCGGAGCCTGGGCAATGCGGCCGGACGGCCAGCCGATGCTGCCGCTGACGCCCGGCGAACCGCGGCAACGCGAATTCGCGTTCCGCGCCGGCGTCAACATCGTGATGTACACGCTGACCGGCAACTACAAGGCCGATCAGGTCCACGCGCCCGCGCTTATCGAACGTCTCGGACAGTAG
- a CDS encoding DUF1285 domain-containing protein, whose protein sequence is MAKQGQIANQGLDGLTTAAKDAAANGKASKGLPPVHLWNPPFCGDLDMRIAGDGTWFYLGTPIGRPALVRLFSTILKREDGKHFLVTPVEKVGITVDDAPFLAVEMLSEQDARGTVLKFRTNVDDWVACDSIHRLRFEMAEDGGLTPYLHVRSDLWAKVTRAIYYDLVDMGEERMVDGTAMFGIASAGAFFAMADAEQVREAT, encoded by the coding sequence ATGGCGAAGCAAGGGCAGATCGCAAATCAGGGGCTGGATGGCCTGACCACTGCGGCGAAGGATGCGGCGGCCAACGGTAAAGCCAGCAAGGGCCTGCCGCCGGTGCATCTGTGGAATCCGCCATTCTGCGGCGATCTCGACATGCGAATCGCTGGCGATGGTACGTGGTTCTATTTGGGCACGCCGATCGGCCGGCCGGCACTGGTGCGATTGTTCTCCACCATTCTGAAGCGCGAGGACGGCAAGCACTTTCTCGTGACCCCCGTGGAGAAGGTCGGCATCACCGTCGACGATGCCCCTTTTCTCGCCGTCGAGATGCTCAGCGAGCAGGATGCGCGTGGCACGGTGTTGAAGTTTCGCACCAATGTGGACGATTGGGTGGCGTGTGACAGCATACACCGGCTGCGATTCGAGATGGCCGAGGACGGCGGGCTGACGCCGTATCTGCATGTCCGCAGTGACCTGTGGGCCAAGGTGACGCGGGCGATCTATTACGATCTGGTTGACATGGGCGAGGAGCGGATGGTCGATGGTACTGCGATGTTCGGCATCGCCTCCGCGGGCGCGTTTTTCGCCATGGCCGATGCGGAACAGGTCAGGGAAGCTACATAA